In Amycolatopsis methanolica 239, a single genomic region encodes these proteins:
- the malQ gene encoding 4-alpha-glucanotransferase: MEADLTALAHAYGVATRYENAEQREVEVEPDVVIAVLAQFGVDASGPDAIRRELAAVRERRAATVLPPTLVLREGTEHDAGGPAVLHLEDGTRREIGRMLPADLPLGWHRVETAGQDVVLAVVPHRLPEVPPAWGWMVQLYALRSELSWGAGDFGDLAEFARRSAGELDAGVLLVNPVQAISPVHPVERSPYSPASRRYANPLYLRITDTPEFTRAGEDLRARVLALRPDNADLIDYDAVWSAKLAALELLWPLHEPAPLDDAVHDFATFCALAERHGPDWREWPEPLRDPHGPEVAAARAELADRIAFHGWLQQLCEDQLGHAREAAAAMPVGIVHDLPVGVHPGGADTWALGDAFAAHVTVGAPPDAFSQQGQDWNLPPFRPDRLAELGYAPFRDVIRGVLRHADGIRIDHVAGLWRLWWIPPGEPPSRGTYVHYDAEAMLGILALEAHRAGAVVVGEDLGTVEAAVTKTLHERGVLSSAVLWFQRDYASPGHPFVPPAEWDADAMASITTHDLPTVAGWLAGEHVRVRAELGLLDGPPEEEQAAAETERADLLAFARAQGIPDDDPVAALHTLLASAASRLLLTAPADVVGEVRQPNLPGTTDEYPNWRIPLPVTVEEFFADARLRHFVKELRAARPFTGRSA; the protein is encoded by the coding sequence GTGGAAGCCGACCTGACCGCCCTCGCGCACGCCTACGGAGTGGCCACCCGGTACGAGAACGCCGAGCAACGCGAGGTCGAGGTCGAGCCGGACGTCGTCATCGCCGTTCTCGCCCAGTTCGGGGTGGACGCCTCCGGGCCGGACGCGATCCGCCGCGAGCTGGCCGCGGTCCGCGAACGCCGGGCGGCCACGGTGCTGCCCCCGACGCTCGTGCTGCGAGAAGGTACCGAACACGACGCGGGCGGGCCCGCTGTCCTGCATTTGGAGGACGGCACCCGCCGGGAGATCGGCCGGATGCTTCCCGCCGATCTGCCGCTGGGCTGGCACCGCGTCGAGACCGCCGGGCAGGACGTGGTGCTCGCCGTCGTGCCGCACCGCCTGCCCGAGGTGCCCCCGGCCTGGGGCTGGATGGTGCAGCTCTACGCGCTGCGGTCGGAGCTGTCGTGGGGCGCCGGGGACTTCGGCGACCTCGCGGAGTTCGCGCGCCGCTCGGCCGGCGAGCTGGACGCGGGCGTGCTGCTGGTCAACCCGGTGCAGGCGATCAGCCCCGTTCACCCGGTCGAACGCTCCCCCTACTCGCCGGCCAGCCGCCGCTACGCCAACCCGCTCTACCTCCGGATCACCGACACGCCCGAGTTCACGCGCGCCGGCGAGGACCTGCGTGCCCGGGTGCTGGCCCTGCGGCCGGACAACGCGGACCTGATCGACTACGACGCGGTCTGGAGCGCCAAGCTCGCCGCGCTGGAACTGCTGTGGCCGCTGCACGAGCCCGCGCCGCTGGACGACGCCGTGCACGACTTCGCGACCTTCTGCGCGCTGGCCGAACGGCACGGCCCGGACTGGCGCGAGTGGCCGGAGCCGCTGCGCGACCCGCACGGCCCGGAGGTCGCCGCCGCCCGCGCCGAGCTGGCCGACCGGATCGCCTTCCACGGCTGGCTGCAGCAGCTGTGCGAGGACCAGCTCGGCCACGCCCGCGAGGCGGCCGCCGCGATGCCGGTGGGCATCGTGCACGACCTGCCGGTCGGCGTGCACCCGGGCGGCGCGGACACCTGGGCGCTGGGCGACGCGTTCGCCGCGCACGTGACAGTGGGCGCGCCGCCGGACGCCTTCAGCCAGCAGGGCCAGGACTGGAACCTGCCGCCGTTCCGCCCGGACCGGCTCGCCGAACTGGGCTACGCGCCGTTCCGCGACGTCATCCGCGGCGTCCTGCGGCACGCCGACGGCATCCGGATCGACCACGTCGCCGGGTTGTGGCGGCTGTGGTGGATCCCGCCGGGCGAGCCACCGTCGCGCGGCACCTACGTGCACTACGACGCCGAGGCGATGCTCGGGATCCTGGCGCTGGAGGCGCACCGCGCGGGCGCGGTCGTCGTGGGCGAGGACCTGGGCACGGTCGAAGCCGCGGTGACCAAGACGCTGCACGAGCGCGGGGTGCTCAGCTCGGCGGTGCTGTGGTTCCAGCGCGACTATGCCTCGCCCGGCCACCCGTTCGTCCCGCCCGCGGAGTGGGACGCCGACGCGATGGCGAGCATCACCACGCACGACCTGCCAACCGTCGCCGGCTGGCTCGCCGGCGAGCACGTGCGCGTGCGGGCCGAACTGGGACTGCTCGACGGGCCGCCCGAGGAGGAACAGGCCGCCGCCGAGACCGAGCGCGCCGACCTGCTCGCGTTCGCGCGGGCGCAGGGCATCCCGGACGACGATCCGGTGGCGGCGTTGCACACCCTGCTCGCGTCCGCCGCGTCGCGGTTGCTGCTGACCGCGCCCGCCGACGTGGTCGGCGAGGTGCGGCAGCCCAACCTGCCCGGCACGACGGACGAGTACCCGAACTGGCGGATTCCCTTGCCCGTCACCGTGGAGGAGTTCTTCGCGGACGCACGACTGCGCCACTTCGTGAAGGAATTGCGCGCCGCGCGCCCGTTCACCGGGCGAAGCGCTTGA
- a CDS encoding alpha-amylase family protein → MGRWADHAIWWHVYPLGFTGAPARALPAGSEPQHRLRRLENWLDYAVELGCSGLMLGPVFASETHGYDTVDHFRIDPRLGDDADVDRLVAAAHRRGLRIVLDGVFNHVSRAFGHPEWFRRDGADYAVFEGHAHLVALDHAQPAVADYVGRVLDHWLGRGVSGWRLDAAYAVRPEFWARVLPGVRRRHPDAWFAGEVLHGDYASYVARGGLDTVTQYELWKAIWSSLHDGNFFELSWALKRHDELMGSFVPQTFVGNHDVTRLASRLTDERHLAHALAVLFTVGGVPSVYYGDEQAFRGVKEDREGGDDEIRPEFPADAGQLAPCGWPVYRLHQRLIGLRRRNAWLVRARTEVEHLTNRAMAFRSRSGDDEILTLLNTSDDAYRFPVDIDGLRVLDSSSPDGKAPLPTLPPHGWAVLGRASQ, encoded by the coding sequence ATGGGGCGCTGGGCGGATCACGCGATCTGGTGGCACGTCTACCCGCTCGGTTTCACCGGCGCGCCTGCCAGGGCGCTCCCGGCCGGCAGCGAGCCGCAGCACCGGCTCCGGCGGCTGGAGAACTGGCTCGACTACGCCGTTGAACTGGGCTGTTCCGGTCTGATGCTGGGGCCGGTGTTCGCGTCCGAGACCCACGGCTACGACACGGTCGACCACTTCCGGATCGACCCGCGGCTGGGCGACGACGCCGATGTCGACCGCCTCGTCGCCGCCGCGCACAGGCGCGGACTGCGGATCGTGCTGGACGGTGTTTTCAACCACGTTTCGCGCGCTTTCGGGCATCCGGAGTGGTTCCGCCGCGACGGCGCCGACTACGCGGTGTTCGAGGGGCACGCCCATCTGGTGGCGCTGGACCACGCCCAGCCGGCGGTCGCGGACTACGTGGGCCGGGTCCTGGACCACTGGCTCGGCCGCGGTGTGTCCGGGTGGCGGCTCGACGCGGCGTACGCCGTGCGGCCGGAGTTCTGGGCGCGGGTGCTGCCCGGGGTGCGGCGGCGGCACCCGGACGCGTGGTTCGCCGGTGAAGTGCTGCACGGCGACTACGCGTCCTACGTGGCACGCGGCGGGCTGGACACGGTGACGCAGTACGAGCTGTGGAAGGCGATCTGGAGCTCGCTGCACGACGGGAACTTCTTCGAGCTGTCCTGGGCGCTGAAGCGGCACGACGAGCTGATGGGGTCGTTCGTGCCGCAGACCTTCGTCGGCAACCACGATGTCACGCGGCTGGCGAGCCGCCTGACCGACGAGCGGCACCTGGCGCACGCGCTGGCGGTGCTGTTCACGGTCGGCGGCGTGCCCAGCGTCTACTACGGCGACGAGCAGGCCTTCCGCGGCGTCAAGGAGGACCGGGAGGGCGGCGACGACGAGATCCGCCCGGAGTTCCCGGCCGACGCGGGGCAGCTCGCGCCCTGCGGCTGGCCGGTGTACCGCCTGCACCAGCGGCTGATCGGCCTGCGGCGGCGGAACGCGTGGCTGGTGCGGGCGCGGACGGAGGTCGAGCACCTGACGAACCGGGCGATGGCGTTCCGCTCCCGCTCCGGCGACGACGAGATCCTGACGCTGCTGAACACCAGCGACGACGCGTACCGGTTCCCGGTGGACATCGACGGGCTGCGGGTGCTGGACTCGTCGTCACCGGACGGGAAGGCGCCGCTGCCCACGCTGCCGCCGCACGGGTGGGCGGTGCTGGGCCGGGCGTCTCAGTAG
- a CDS encoding SDR family NAD(P)-dependent oxidoreductase, translating into MDLRLGGKKAIVTGGSRGIGFAVAQALTAEGADVAIVARDARALAEARARIGGHTLSVPADVTDDEAVRAAVARTVDEFGGVDILVNSAAQPADPTKPTTLAALEDDDLRTEIETKVLGYLRFARAVAPHMAERGWGRIVNVSGLNARRTGSPFGSIRTVSVAALTKNLADELGPHGINVTVVHPGLTVTERTPAMVEGVARARGITAAEAEALLGCGSTIGRMLTAAKVADVVTFLASPRSAAITGDAIPAGGGTPGPIFY; encoded by the coding sequence ATGGATCTCCGGCTTGGCGGGAAGAAGGCCATCGTCACCGGCGGCAGCCGGGGCATCGGGTTCGCGGTCGCGCAGGCGCTGACCGCCGAAGGCGCCGACGTGGCGATCGTCGCCCGCGACGCGCGGGCGCTCGCGGAAGCACGCGCCCGGATCGGTGGGCACACGCTTTCCGTCCCCGCGGACGTCACCGACGACGAGGCCGTGCGCGCCGCGGTCGCGCGCACCGTGGACGAGTTCGGCGGGGTGGACATCCTGGTCAACTCCGCGGCCCAACCGGCCGACCCCACCAAACCCACCACGCTCGCCGCTCTCGAGGACGACGACCTGCGGACCGAGATCGAGACGAAGGTCCTCGGCTACCTGCGGTTCGCGCGCGCCGTCGCGCCGCACATGGCCGAGCGCGGCTGGGGACGGATCGTGAACGTCTCCGGCCTCAACGCGCGCCGCACCGGCAGCCCGTTCGGCTCGATCCGTACCGTGAGCGTGGCCGCCCTGACCAAGAACCTCGCCGACGAACTCGGCCCGCACGGGATCAACGTGACGGTCGTGCACCCCGGGCTGACCGTCACCGAACGCACCCCGGCGATGGTCGAGGGCGTCGCGCGCGCCCGGGGCATCACCGCAGCGGAGGCCGAGGCGCTGCTCGGCTGCGGCAGCACGATCGGCCGGATGCTCACCGCCGCCAAGGTCGCCGACGTCGTCACGTTCCTCGCCTCGCCGCGCAGCGCCGCGATCACCGGCGACGCGATCCCGGCCGGCGGCGGCACGCCGGGCCCGATCTTCTACTGA
- a CDS encoding PucR family transcriptional regulator, translating into MAAVFRPHADALTRVILAEIQRTVPEYARPLAGPFGEVIVRGVREAVGQCLDNLGNHAVSQDNWIGVLRHLGRIEYSEGRPLDQIQTAYRVSGLAAWRYIGKVGQAKGLPSDLLYTGAEAVLAYVDEISALSVQGYRAAQARAAGTRARQRRQLLGLVLSEPAPAPQAVEGLAAAAGWHVPEKVVAMALEPRRDQHRLPPPALPAEVLLDLESPQPCLLAAAPPEGLEAALRGWRVAIGPRVPLAEAAVSLRWARGTMDLSVRRILPREPVLHADDHLATLWLLADEFLIGQLRDACLGPLHGLADKQRARLGQTLLAWLQSSGSAPEMAERLGVHPQTVRYRMRRIEELFGVRLNDPEHRLRLEIALRATELLTPAAG; encoded by the coding sequence GTGGCCGCGGTGTTCCGCCCGCACGCGGACGCGCTCACGCGGGTCATCCTGGCCGAGATCCAGCGGACGGTGCCGGAGTACGCCCGCCCGCTCGCGGGGCCGTTCGGCGAGGTCATCGTGCGCGGGGTGCGCGAGGCGGTCGGGCAGTGCCTGGACAACCTCGGCAACCACGCGGTGTCCCAGGACAACTGGATCGGCGTGCTCCGGCACCTCGGCCGCATCGAGTACAGCGAGGGGCGTCCGCTGGACCAGATCCAGACCGCCTACCGCGTCAGCGGGCTGGCCGCGTGGCGCTACATCGGCAAGGTCGGCCAGGCGAAGGGCCTGCCCTCCGATCTCCTCTACACCGGCGCCGAAGCGGTGCTGGCCTATGTGGACGAGATCTCCGCGTTGTCGGTGCAGGGCTACCGCGCCGCGCAGGCCCGCGCGGCCGGCACCCGGGCCAGGCAGCGCAGGCAGCTGCTCGGCCTGGTCCTGTCCGAGCCCGCGCCAGCGCCGCAGGCGGTCGAGGGGCTGGCGGCGGCCGCCGGGTGGCACGTACCGGAGAAGGTGGTCGCGATGGCGCTGGAGCCGCGGCGCGACCAGCACCGGCTGCCGCCGCCCGCGCTGCCCGCCGAGGTGCTGTTGGATCTGGAGAGCCCGCAGCCGTGCCTGCTCGCGGCCGCACCGCCGGAGGGCCTGGAGGCCGCGCTGCGCGGCTGGCGCGTCGCGATCGGGCCGCGGGTGCCACTGGCGGAGGCGGCGGTGTCGCTGCGCTGGGCGCGCGGGACGATGGACCTGAGCGTGCGCCGCATCCTCCCGCGGGAGCCGGTGCTGCACGCCGACGACCACCTGGCCACGCTGTGGCTGCTGGCGGACGAGTTCCTGATCGGACAGTTGCGGGACGCGTGCCTCGGGCCGCTGCACGGGCTGGCGGACAAGCAGCGCGCGCGGCTCGGGCAGACGCTGCTGGCTTGGCTGCAGTCCAGCGGAAGCGCGCCGGAGATGGCCGAGCGGCTGGGCGTGCACCCGCAGACGGTGCGCTACCGGATGCGGCGGATCGAAGAACTGTTCGGCGTGCGGCTGAACGACCCGGAACACCGGCTGCGGCTGGAAATCGCGCTGCGGGCGACGGAACTGCTGACGCCCGCCGCCGGGTGA
- a CDS encoding CapA family protein, with product MRIRLVLAGLTAGALLAACFAPDEDAPPQPDAPPTAAPSAGPGFTVAATGDVLIHPALTDQAVADGGGTRDYRPLLAGIRDDISSADLAVCHLETPLAPAAGPFQGYPEFSAPPEIADALADTGYDDCSTASNHTIDTGTDGVDRTLDELDEAGIRHTGSARTEQEARTPLVLDVRGVKVGHVSYTFGFNGKKLPGGKQWVSNTLDADAVLAEARATRAAGAQVVIASLHWGTEYQHEPTASQRQIAQRVLADPAVDLIIGHHAHVVQPMEKIGGKWVAYGLGNSIARHSEPRGTTEEGLIGRFHFTRAGDGWTVDRAEYVPTVIDLGPPIRLRTVDDPALDRARAAEALARTGEVVLSRGAAAQGLTRG from the coding sequence ATGCGCATCCGTCTGGTTCTCGCGGGCTTGACGGCGGGCGCGCTGCTCGCCGCCTGCTTCGCGCCGGACGAAGACGCCCCGCCGCAGCCGGACGCTCCGCCCACGGCGGCGCCGTCCGCAGGCCCGGGGTTCACCGTGGCGGCGACCGGGGACGTGCTGATCCACCCCGCGCTGACCGACCAGGCGGTCGCGGACGGCGGCGGGACCCGCGACTACCGGCCGCTGCTGGCCGGGATCCGGGACGACATCAGCTCCGCGGACCTGGCGGTGTGCCACCTGGAGACGCCGCTCGCCCCCGCGGCGGGCCCGTTCCAGGGCTACCCGGAGTTCAGCGCGCCGCCGGAGATCGCCGACGCGCTGGCCGACACCGGGTACGACGACTGCTCGACGGCGTCCAACCACACGATCGACACCGGCACCGACGGCGTGGATCGGACGCTCGACGAGCTGGACGAGGCCGGCATCCGGCACACCGGCTCCGCCCGGACCGAGCAGGAGGCCCGCACGCCGCTGGTGCTGGACGTGCGCGGCGTGAAGGTCGGGCACGTGTCCTACACGTTCGGGTTCAACGGCAAGAAGCTGCCCGGAGGCAAGCAGTGGGTGTCGAACACCCTCGACGCGGACGCGGTGCTGGCGGAAGCGCGGGCCACGCGGGCGGCCGGGGCGCAGGTGGTGATCGCGAGCCTGCACTGGGGCACGGAGTACCAGCACGAGCCGACCGCCTCGCAGCGGCAGATCGCGCAACGGGTGCTGGCCGACCCGGCGGTGGACCTGATCATCGGGCACCACGCGCACGTCGTGCAGCCGATGGAGAAGATCGGCGGCAAGTGGGTCGCCTACGGGCTGGGCAATTCGATCGCCAGGCACTCGGAGCCGCGCGGCACCACCGAGGAGGGCCTGATCGGCCGGTTCCACTTCACCCGCGCCGGCGACGGCTGGACGGTGGACCGGGCCGAGTACGTCCCCACGGTGATCGACCTCGGCCCGCCGATCCGGTTGCGCACCGTCGACGACCCCGCCCTGGACCGGGCGCGCGCCGCGGAAGCCCTCGCGCGGACCGGCGAAGTGGTCCTCAGCCGCGGCGCCGCCGCGCAAGGCCTGACCCGCGGCTGA
- a CDS encoding OmpL47-type beta-barrel domain-containing protein codes for MSPEGNLFTPGTPPTRPEIFVVGLRNPFRMTVDKATGAVTWGDYGPDAGTADPNRGPMGYVEWQTTTKAMNSGWPFCTADNSQPYRDFDFATLTPGPAFDCAAPVNDSRWNTGLRELPPPTPATLWYGDKDGDQPSPELTAFRSSTGQAPMGGPVYHYDANNPSPTKFPEYWDGKAFFGEFSQDYVAAFTLSGPDGPVTKLENFLPNAELSTLGQPIWDNPMDLEFGPDGSLYVLDYGDGFFRQNPDAGLYRIDFAPGDKAPTARMTATPSSGQAPLTVAFDGSASSDPEGGALTYEWDFDGDGTFDATGPQATHTYTENGQVEARLRVTDPAGKHGLTSEQVTTGNTAPTVGLTAPVHGGFFDWGDAIPYAVTVNDPEDGTTPVCSRVAWALGLGHNQHGHPVNSGTGCTGAVATPTDAGHGETENVFGVLNVTYTDNGAGGVPPATGEAQAVLNPKLTQGEHADETSGVTITDDATASGLRSVTGFDAGDWLGYAPVNFSGITGVQTEAHGAGQLQLRWNAADAAPFATVDVPAGDGWQTVTTQLTGLPSGAGNLFVTSSGGVDVDAFTFQGAGVADKTPPVVSAALTPSAPTGANGWYTGNVTPAVTATDNGTVSSRQYSVDNGVTWANAANPVTLSAEGTTTVLYRATDNGGNVSAPGTLTVKIDKTAPAVTVAGATEGQAFGDSAALIPVVTATDATSGVAAVQATVDGQPVTPGKPLELWRLPLGAHQLSVTLTDQAGLTTTKAVNLTTGTSFGDIRALIDRFRDAGWVTKAGAMQLRGTLDLAESHAKAGRVRPAQEALRLFGVLAGQRWNVPDRVASETLRRDATALSGSL; via the coding sequence ATGACGGTCGACAAGGCGACCGGCGCGGTGACGTGGGGCGACTACGGCCCCGACGCCGGCACCGCCGACCCGAACCGCGGCCCGATGGGCTACGTCGAGTGGCAGACCACGACGAAGGCGATGAACTCGGGCTGGCCGTTCTGCACGGCCGACAACTCCCAGCCCTACCGGGACTTCGACTTCGCCACGCTCACCCCGGGCCCCGCCTTCGACTGCGCCGCGCCGGTCAACGACTCGCGCTGGAACACCGGGCTGCGCGAGCTGCCGCCGCCCACCCCGGCCACGCTCTGGTACGGCGACAAGGACGGCGACCAGCCGTCGCCCGAGCTGACCGCGTTCCGCTCCAGCACCGGCCAGGCGCCGATGGGCGGCCCGGTCTACCACTACGACGCGAACAACCCGTCGCCGACAAAGTTCCCGGAGTACTGGGACGGCAAGGCGTTCTTCGGCGAGTTCTCGCAGGACTACGTCGCGGCGTTCACATTGTCGGGCCCGGACGGCCCGGTGACGAAGCTGGAGAACTTCCTGCCCAACGCCGAGTTGTCCACGCTGGGCCAGCCGATCTGGGACAACCCGATGGACCTCGAGTTCGGTCCGGACGGCTCGCTCTACGTCCTGGACTACGGCGACGGCTTCTTCCGGCAGAACCCGGACGCCGGCCTGTACCGGATCGACTTCGCGCCGGGCGACAAGGCCCCAACCGCGCGGATGACGGCGACCCCGTCGTCCGGGCAGGCGCCGCTGACCGTGGCCTTCGACGGCAGCGCGTCCAGCGACCCCGAGGGCGGCGCGCTGACCTACGAGTGGGACTTCGACGGTGACGGCACCTTCGACGCCACCGGACCGCAGGCCACCCACACCTACACCGAGAACGGCCAGGTCGAGGCACGGCTGCGTGTCACCGACCCGGCGGGCAAGCACGGCCTGACGTCGGAGCAGGTCACCACCGGCAACACCGCGCCCACGGTGGGCCTGACCGCCCCGGTGCACGGCGGGTTCTTCGACTGGGGCGACGCGATCCCCTACGCGGTGACGGTCAACGATCCGGAGGACGGCACCACCCCGGTGTGCAGCCGGGTGGCGTGGGCCCTCGGTCTGGGCCACAACCAGCACGGGCACCCGGTCAACAGCGGCACCGGCTGCACCGGCGCTGTGGCCACACCGACCGACGCCGGGCACGGTGAGACCGAGAACGTCTTCGGCGTGCTCAACGTGACCTACACCGACAACGGCGCAGGTGGCGTGCCGCCCGCGACCGGTGAGGCGCAGGCCGTGCTGAACCCGAAGCTCACGCAGGGCGAGCACGCGGACGAGACCAGCGGCGTGACGATCACCGACGACGCGACCGCGTCCGGGCTGCGCTCGGTCACCGGTTTCGACGCCGGGGACTGGCTGGGCTACGCCCCGGTCAACTTCAGCGGCATCACCGGTGTGCAGACCGAGGCGCACGGCGCCGGCCAGTTGCAGCTGCGGTGGAACGCCGCCGACGCGGCGCCGTTCGCCACGGTGGACGTCCCGGCGGGCGACGGCTGGCAGACGGTGACCACGCAGCTGACCGGGCTGCCCTCGGGCGCGGGCAACCTGTTCGTCACCTCCAGCGGCGGGGTCGACGTCGACGCCTTCACCTTCCAGGGCGCCGGGGTCGCGGACAAGACGCCGCCCGTGGTGTCGGCCGCGCTGACGCCGTCGGCCCCGACCGGGGCGAACGGCTGGTACACGGGCAACGTGACGCCGGCCGTGACCGCGACCGACAACGGCACGGTGTCCAGTCGGCAGTACTCCGTGGACAACGGCGTCACCTGGGCGAACGCGGCCAACCCGGTCACGTTGTCGGCCGAGGGCACGACGACCGTGCTGTACCGGGCGACGGACAACGGCGGCAACGTCTCCGCACCGGGCACGCTCACGGTCAAGATCGACAAGACCGCGCCCGCGGTGACGGTCGCCGGGGCGACCGAGGGACAGGCCTTCGGGGACTCCGCGGCGCTGATACCAGTGGTCACCGCCACCGACGCCACGTCCGGGGTCGCCGCGGTCCAGGCCACGGTGGACGGTCAGCCGGTCACGCCGGGCAAGCCGCTGGAGCTGTGGCGGCTGCCGCTCGGGGCGCACCAGCTGTCGGTGACCCTGACCGACCAGGCCGGGCTCACCACGACCAAGGCCGTGAACTTGACGACCGGGACGTCGTTCGGTGACATCCGCGCCCTGATCGACCGGTTCCGCGACGCCGGCTGGGTGACCAAGGCGGGTGCGATGCAGCTGCGCGGCACCCTGGACCTCGCCGAGTCGCACGCGAAGGCCGGCCGGGTCCGGCCGGCGCAGGAGGCACTGCGGCTGTTCGGCGTCCTCGCCGGCCAGCGGTGGAACGTGCCGGACCGGGTCGCGTCGGAGACCCTCCGTCGCGACGCCACCGCCCTGTCGGGGTCGCTGTAG